The window CCGCCTTGTCGATGGCCAGAAGGGGCGCCGGAAAGAGACGTTGCTTAAGGGTCGCGAGCCTCGCCTGGAACCCCGCGATGGATCGGTCCGCGGCGGCCCGGGCCGCCGCGGTGTCATGCCGGGCGGCCAGGTTGCGTTTGTAAAGGTCGTTGGTCTCGGCGCCGATGAGGCGAAACGCGCCCGACGAGGCGACCACGGCGCGGTATTCCTCGCCGGTGATATCCCCCCGGCGCAAATAGGCGCGGGCCACCCTTTCTTTGATTTCGGGGTCGGGGAAGGCGGCGAGCCACTCCACCGGGGCTTCGCCGGCGCCGCCTTCCTGAAAAACCGTGAGGGCGTCCCGGCCGTTCCAGCCGACTTTTCGTAATCCCTCCAAAATTTTTGACGCGTTGAGTTGGGCTCCGTAAAGCCCGTGAGCGTCTTGGATGTGGAGGACCAGGGGCCCCTCGGGCCGGGCCGCGGGGCGGGTTTCGACCACGGCGCCCAGAGCCGCGGGCAAGCGGTAGGCGCCCAACACCGGGTTCAAGGAATCTTTGGGCCAGGGGATGGACCGGAGTTGCCGTTGATTTTCATCGGAGAATCCGCCGGCGGCCGCGGCGCCGCGGGCGGCCTGCCGATCGGACCAGAAATTGGATTGCGCCAGGGATTCGCCGACCGTCGTAAAAATGAGGACGCCCGCCAAAACCCCGGCGGTTATTTTTTTCGGCGTGTTAGTGACCTGCGAAACGTTCATGCGTCTCCCCGCGCGGCCTTCCCTCGCATCCCGCGCCATGCCCGCGTTACAATTAAACATGGGAAGGCGGAAGGCGGCCTTAATTTCTTGTAAATCTTATGTAACAGAATAGTTGATGGACGAATGGCTTTTCTGGCAACGGGACGGCCAATTATTTTTTTGCCCATTCCCAGGCGCTGCGGTGCTCCCCGTTGGCTTGGACATAGTCCAAAAAAGCGCTGTAAAATGAATGTCGACCGATGGTGGCCGAATCGCCAACCACAACCAACAAACGTCTCGCCCGGGTCATGGCCACATTCATGCGCCGTGTGTCCGATAAAAACCCCACCTCCCCGGCGTCATTCGAGCGAACCAAGGACAAAAGAATGACCTCTTTTTCCCGCCCCTGGAACCCATCCACCGTGCCCACCTCCAGACCCGCGGGGGCGCTGCGGCGGAGCAAACGCGCCTGCGCCCCGTAGGGAGTGATCAAGGCGGCCTCCCAGGGCTCCACCCCGGCGGCGGCCAGTTCCTCCCACAACTTCCAAATCAGATCGGCCTCCCCCGTGTTCTCGCGGCTGTCCAGGAGCTCGTTCCAGGTTTCGTTGAACCCGGTGCCCGCGGTGTCGACGAACACCAGCTTGGCGCTGGTGAGGGGCGTGGGGGCGATGTCCGGGCAATCCAAGAGGCTGTGGTCCTTCACGCGGTCGTGGGCGATCAGCTTACCGTCGTAAAACCGCGTCGAGGAGAAGCCCATGATCGTTTCGTTCATGCGGTACTGCACGCGCAGCAAGGTTTGAAACTCACCCGGGAGCTGTTTTTGAAGCCGCTCCATCAGGGTCACTTTCAGCCCCCGGTCCGCCGCGTCCCGGGAATACAGGGTCGGCGGCAATTGCAGGGGGTCCCCCGCGAGAACCGCTTTTTTAGCGAGGAGCAAGGGCACCCAGGAAAGGGGCTCCGTGGATTGGCTGGCTTCGTCCAAACACACCATATCGAACCGCTCGGAGGCCAACAGGGGACCGATGCCGCCGTGGGTCGCCAGGACCACCTGGGCTTTTTGAATGATGCGTTTTGAAAGGGACTTTTCCATCGCTTCCGCCTCTTTCCAGAGGGCCTTGATCTCCCGTTTCATGGCGCGATCCTCTTCGGGCGACAGGCGGTCGCGCTGGCGAAACCGTTTGAAAGCCAATCTTTCCCTGTCCTCCTCCATGATGCGAATCACCTTTTGGTCCGGGTGTTCGTCGAGCTGAGCCATCAGCGTGGCGTGGCGCAGGGATTCCAGGGTCCGGGCCGGGTGGCCGAGCCGCACCACCCGCAATCCGGCCTCCAGGAGTTTTTCCAACATGTTGTCCACCGCGATGTTGGAGGGGGCCGTGGCCAGAACCCACTGGCCCCGGTCCACCGCTTGGCGGATCAATTCGATTAACACCGTGGTTTTGCCCGTGCCCGGGGGGCCGTGGATCAAGGCCACGTCCTTGGCGCCCAGGGCGGTCCGCACCGCGTTTTGTTGAAATTCGTTCAAATCAAGGTTGTGATAGGAAAGGTCCGCCGCGGCTTCGCCCGCCGCCGGGACATGGCCCAGGAGGACGTCGCGGAGTTCCGCCAGCCGACCCGCGGCCCGGGCCGCGATGTCCAGGGCGCGGCGCATGCGTTTGTGGGTCGCGTCCGACCCCAGCAGATCGATGCGGCATTTGCCCACCGGGGGTTCACGCAATTCCTCCTTCAGGGCCACTGTCGCGCGGTATTCGTCCACGGCGTACAGGGTGCCCTCGCGACTGAAGTTGTCGTTCACGAAAGTGACGCGGACGACGTCCCCCGCGTCCATGGCGTGAAAGGGGGCCAGGGCCTCGCCCTGGACCGGCCGGGACAGCACCAACAACGGCAACCCCCCGACCCCCACGTCCTGCCGTTCAATCACCAGCCGCGAAACGGTTTTGCCCAGCTGCTCGCGCATCTCGATGGGCCAACGGTCGAGCTCACGCTTGTTCTCTTCTTTTTCGGCGTCGCGCTCGATGTCGATGAGTTCCTGAAAATCCTTGAAGTGGGTCTTGGTGTCGGCCACGGGGTCCTTTTACGCCGGGTTCAGAAGCTCGCGGCGGCGTTTTTCGACGGAAGGGATCGGTCCCCGGGCCGCCCGGATGGCGTCCAGGAGGGCCAACCGTTTTTCGCGCCATCCGGGCGACCCCCAGGGACCAACGCGTTCCTCTTCGACAAGCAGCAGCGCGTTTTCCGGGGGCGGCACCCCCGGCAAGGCGCCCTCCGGCGCCAGGACATAAACGAGGGTTTCATTCACGAAACGTGGATCGATTTTCTCTTGGGCGGCGGCGCGGTGGACCAACCGAACGTGGCGATCCCAAAATTCACAGACCAACCCCAGCGTGGCGGGGTCCCAGACATAGGGGTTGTAGGACAACAAGCGATAGTTCGACGGCAAATTGATCAGCGCGTGGGTGATTTTTTCGCGCGCCGTCAATATGTCCCAAAGCTTTTCCGAAGTGCCCGCTTCCCGGGCCCACCGCGTGATCAACTGCTCGTTGAAAATACCGCTGGCGCGGAAAGGCACCGCGCAGGGGAATACTTTTTCATCCCCGAGGATAAGAACCCGCGCGTCCCCCGCCCCTTTTTCCTTCAGGTAATCGTACCCTTCGGCGGCCGGGCCGGGATTGAGGCCGGGGTGGGAATAATATTGGTAAGCGCGGCGGTCCTCGCCACCGGTCAAAAGGGACCAGGGGGCGTAGGCCCGGGTGGCGATGAGGAACGACACATCCAGTCCGGTCAGGGCCGAGAGAGCGACCACGGCCGTCAAACAAAATCGGGCGGCCAGCCCCGCGACCCGGCCCAGGGCGTCGATGGCCTCCCCGATCAGGAACGCGTAAGCCGCCAGGCCCGATATGGCGTAGCGTGTTTGGCTGGTGAGGACAAACATCACGACGAAATAGAGCGCCGCATAGACGGCGAGGGGGCGGACGAACACCCCCCGGTTTTTCCGGCGAAGGACACCCCAGGCGACCGCCCCCAGGAGCCCCAGGGGAAACAACCCGGGAGCGGAGGCCGAACTGGGCACCGCAAACGTTAAGCGCCAGGGCGCCTTGATCAGATCCAATAAGGTCCGCGCCGCCCCCTGAGCGATGTCGGCGTTGAAAATGGCGAGTTTTTCTATCAGCAGGTCCCGCCCACCGAACACCGCGTGCAGGTACGGATAAACGGGGTTGCCCGTCAGAACCGCGTTTTTCACAAGCCAGGGCAGGAAAACCAAGAACGCCACCCCGGCCGTAATTCCCAAATCCCGGAAAGCCGCCCGGGGATTTTTCCCGACGAAAAAGCGGTGGAAGAAGAAAACGCAACCCCAGACCGCCGCGTCGATGCCGCCGGGGTATTTGGTCGAAACGGTCAATCCCAAAAACACCCCGGTGAGGACCACCCAGGCCCGCCCGGCCGCGTCCGTCAACGATATCAAACCGGCCGCCAGAGCCAAGAGGGACACGGCGGCCATGGCGACGTCCACCCCCGTGGTCCATAGGTTCATGGCCACCATGGGAACGGTGAAAAACGCGAGGGACGCCAACAACCCGGCGCGGCGGCGACCGAACCGGTCCGCCAGAGCCAAAAAAGTGCAGTGGATTTGAACGCTTGTGGCGAAATGGAGCAGTTTGGCCAGCGATTCCCCCTGCAGGGCCAGCCCGAACAGATTGATCATCTGTCGGGTCAACGGAAACTGCGCGTGGTAGGCGGGGTAATACCGAATCCCGCCCTCCAACAGATACCAACGGGGCACGCCCAGGTGGTAGACCAGCGCGTCGTAAAACACCTCCGGGACAAAACACATCACGCCGTTGAGGGCGAAGGCCGACCACAAAAGAACGCGCAACAGGCCGTCCCCCCGCGCGCCGTCCGGGCGGGCGCGCGCCTGCGTCCAGGCGTCCCGGCACAGACGACGGAGTCCGCCGACGCGCCACTGGTAAAAAGCCCAGGCCAGCGCCGACAGATAGAGCCCCCACAGGACGGCGGGGCGATACCCCTGAAGCGCCCCCACGGCGAGCAAGACGTAGGCCAAAACCCCCTGGCCCAGGCCCCACCCGAAGACGGCCTCCTCCAAGGGACTGTGCCAAGGTATTTTCCAGCGGCGCAAAAGCGAGTGGCCCAATCCCCACGCCGCGAACAGAACCCCCGCGCCCAGGACCACGGCCGAGGCCGCCGCGGGCAGGCCGCCCCAACGCGCGAAGGACACCCGGTCGATGATTTCCGAAAGGGCCAGCCCTTGGAACGAATACTTTTTAAAATGGAGTCCCAGGATCAACGCCGCCCAACCGACGGCGATCGCTCCGGCGACAACCGTCGCGCGCGGAACCGACGGCGCCGCGCGACTTATCGCGGGCGTGGAACGGCGTCCCATGGATTCCCCGGGTTTTGGTTTTTTGCCATGATTAGGACCACATCATAGAAAACGAAGGAGCGTGTTTGTGAGTGCCCCCGAAACCCCGTTGCAATTGTCGATCGTCATGCCCTGCCTCAACGAAGCCCGCACCGTGGGCCTTTGCGTGAAAAAGGCCGCGGGGTTCCTGTCGGCGCAGGGACTGCGCGGGGAGGTGATCGTCGCGGACAACGGCAGCACGGACGGTTCGCAAGACATCGCGGCGGCCGCCGGCGCCCGGGTTGTCCCGGTCGCCCGCAAAGGCTACGGCGCGGCCCTGATGGGCGGCGTCGAGGCCGCGCGGGGCGCGTGGGTCATCATGGGCGACGCCGACGACAGTTACGATTTTTCCAACTTGGGCGGGTTCCTCGAGCCGCTGCGCGCCGGGGCCGACGTTGTGATGGGCAACCGGTTCCGCGGCGGCATCGCCCCGGGCGCCATGCCGCCCCTCCACCGTTATTTCGGCACCCCGCTTCTGAGCGCGTTGAGCCGTTTTTTCTTCCGCGTGCCCGTGGGCGATGTTCAGTGCGGGCTGCGGGCCTTTCGTCGGCAGGGCGTTCTGGATTTGCGCTTGCGAACGACCGGCATGGAATGGGCCAGCGAAATGCTTCTCAAATCCGCCCTGGCCGGCCGACGGTTCGCGGAGATTCCGATAACCCTGCACAAAGACGGTCGCGGGCGGCCGCCGCATCTGCGCACCTGGCGCGACGGCTGGCGCAACCTGCGTTTTTATCTGCTTTACAGCCCGGGTTGGGTGTTTTGGTTTCCGGCGTTGGTGATGGTCGCTTTCGGCGCGCTGTTGCTGGCGGCACTGGCCGGCGGCCCCCGCCAATTCCGCGGCCTGGTGTTGGACATCCACACCTACTTCTACGGCGCGGTGTTCGTCACCGCCGGGGCGCAGGCCTTTCTCTTCGGGGTGTTCGCGAAAATCTACGCGTTTCAGGAGGGTTTGATTCCATCGGAGAAATGGCTGGGGCGCGTGGGGCGCTGGCTAACGCCGGAATCGGGCCTTGCCCTGGGGCTGGTTTTGTTGGCGGCCGGGTTGACGGGCTCCGTGATCGCGGTGCTGGATTGGCGCGCGACCGGCTACGGGAACCTCGATCCGGCCCGCACGCTCCGCTTCATCATCCCGTCGGGGATGGCAATCCTGCTGGGGACCCAAACGGTGTTCACGGGGTTCTTCCTCGGGCTTTTGGCGATGCGCAAGGACCGCCCCCCTTCGGGGGACGGGTCACCGTTTCTTTAACGGCCCCCGCGGCGGCGTTTCCAAGGCGAAATCGAGCTGGCGCTTTTCGGTGTTGGCCGCCGCCAAACGCACGCGCACCTTTTGGCCCAGGCGGTAGGTTTGACCGGTGCGCCGGCCCCGCAACTGGGACCGCAATTCGTCGTAGATGTAATAATCGTCCGCCAGACCGGCCACCGGCACCAAACCTTCCACAAACACTTCCGTGGGTTGGACGAACATACCGAAACTGGTGACCCCCGTGATGACCGCGTCGAAGGTTTCCCCCACACGGCGGGTCATGAGCTGCGCCCGTTTCAAATCCAAAAACTCCCGCTCCGCCTCCACCGCCACCCGCTCGCGGGCCGACGCGTCGGCCGTCCAGGCCCCGAGCCGCGCTTTCCACACCTCTTGCCGGCCGGGGTTGAGGTCGCCGCCCAACCGTTCCTTGACGAGCCGGTGAACCAGCAAATCCGGATACCGGCGAATGGGCGATGTGAAATGCGTGTAGGCGCGGGAGGCCAATCCGAAATGCCCGGCGTTTTTGGGCGCGTAAACCGCCTGTTTGAGACTCCTCAATATCATCATGTTCACGACGGGTTCCACGGGTTTCCCCTTCACCATGGCCAACACTTTTTGGAGCGCGTCGGGCTTGCCGTCGTGCAGGCCCGTCGGCACGACCACGCCCACGGCGCGCAGGGTTTTCTCCAGGGCCTCCATTTTTGCCGGATCCGGTTTTTCGTGGACGCGGTAGAGGAACGGCGCGCTCGACATGGATTGGGCCACCGTCTCGTTCGCCAACAGCATGAATTCCTCGATCAGGCGGTGGCTTTCGCCGCGTTCGCGGCGGCGGGCGTCCACGGGCCAGCCGCGGTCGTCAACGACGATGTAGGGTTCGGGAAAATCGAAGTCCAAGGACCCGCGGGCCGCGCGGCGCTCACGGAGCGTACGGGCCAGGCGGCCCATTTCCAGGACCGCCCCGCGCACGGGCCCCGAGACGTCGATGGCGGCCTGGCCCTGCAGCAACGTCTCGATCTCTTCGTAGGTGAACCGGCGGGCGCTGCGGATCACGCTTTCGTGCAGTTCGTGGTGGACCACGCGTCCCTGCTCGTCCAAATCCATCAGGCAGGTCAGCGTCAGACGGGGCACGTGGGGCCGCAGGGAGCACAGGTTGTCGGACAAGGGGAAGGGCAGCATGGGGACCACCGCGCCGGACAGGTAGACGCTGGTGCTGCGCCGGCGGGCTTCCTCGTCCAGGGGACGGCCCTCCCGGACGTAATGGGACACGTCCGCGATGTGCACGCCCAGACGCCACCCCTGGGGCCGTTTTTCGAGGGACACGGCGTCGTCGAAATCCTTGGCGTCCGCGCCGTCGATCGTGAACACGGGGACGTCAAAAAACGAACGACGCCCCGCCCAGGCGTCCGGGGGCACGTCGTCCCCGAACGAGGCCGCTTCCCGTTCCACCTCGGAAGGAAAGACGTCGGCGATGCCGTGTTTGCGCAAAAGGAATTTGAGGTCGGCCGCGGGGTCGTCGCGACGCCCCAGGATCTCCAACAGCGTGCCGGCGGGCGCGGTGCCCGCGGCGGGCCAACGGGTGATCTTGACGACGCAGAGGTCGTCGTCGGCGGGCGCGAGCCCGTTGAGGTCCGTGACTTCCACGGGCGCGCCGTTGTCCTCCGGACGCAACAAGGGCCGTCCGGCGCCCCGGGCGGGTTGGTAGGTCCCCACGACCGTGCTGTGGGCGCGCTCAAGCACCAGCAGGATCTCCCCCTCGGGGCGCCCGCCCGCCCGCGTCACCCGCGCCCGCACGCGGTCGCCGTTCATGGCGAGGTTCAGGGAGGGCCCGGCAACGAACAGGTCCGGTCGGCCCGGGGTTTCCGAAAGCACAAAACCGAAACGGGGCTTTCGTTGCAAAACGCCCTCAACGACCGGCGCGGCGACCGCCGCGGGTCCGGAAGCGGCTTTCGCCGTGGGAGCCGTCGGACGCGGCGCGCGGGCGCCGGGCCGGGACGTCGGCGTGTTTTGTTTCGAACGGTGAAAGCGTCGGTGCTTCATTGGTCCTCCAGGCCGACGTACTCGATTTCGAGAGGCGTCGTGCCGGTGTTTTCAAAATAGTAGGCGGTGTCCGCCGGAAACGTCAAATAGTCGTAACCCAATTCCTGTTCCGTCGTGCCGATGTACGCCACCCCGTTGCCCCGCACGGGGCGGACCACCAGCCGCAGTCCGTTTTCCCGTTGGGTGACCGTCCGGGCGCCCACGGGCACCGCGAACGCGCCGGACTTTTTGGCGGGGGTCTGGGTCACTTTGTCCAGAAAACGATAAAACGCCTGGACGTTGATTTCCGAGGCGAAGGCGTATTGGGCGGGGACAATCACGCGGGCGTTGGCGCGGCGGGTGCGGCGCGGGGTTCGTTCGCAGGCTTTCAAAAGCGCCGCCTCCTGGTCCTCCAGGGCCTTGGCGAGGTTCGCCCCCTCCGGCGGTGTGTTGAACATCAGAGCGCGCTCTGTTTCCCGTCCCAGGCGCTCGAACCCTTTGAGCGCGCGCCAATAAATTTGGCTTTCCGGCGTTTTGTCCCGGGCCAGGGTTTCGATCTCCTCCAAGAGCCGGTCGAACGCGCCTTGATGGGATTTCCAGCGGCGTTCGATGGCCGGCGCGGCGGCGGGCTCGAGGTCCACGGGCCGCCCCGCCGAGCGGCGGCGCCACACGTCCTGGCAGCGGCCGCGAAGGTCCGCGATGTCCCCGTTGAGGCGGGTGGGCGGGGTTCCGCCCGCGACCTGATAATTTTCATGCAAAACCGACAACCGATTTTCCGCGGTCGCCAAAACCCGCTGGTAATCGTTGGGGGCCTGGCGAACGCGTTCGACCGCCAGAACGCGGATCTCCTCGCGGTCGGCGTGGAAGGCCCGGGGGTCGCGTTGGGCGCGCAGTCCCGCGGCCGTCAACACCGCCAGGCTAAAGAGAAGGGGCCGCATACCCGAGATCGACGATGCTGCAGGCTTGAATCGCGTTAAGCCCCAATTTTTGGGCGGCGTCCACAACGGCGGGGCTTTCGGTCCCGGGATTTAAAAAAACCTCCCGGGGCTTCTTCGCGGCGATGTCGGGCAAAATCGCCAACAGTGCGCCGGGGGGAATGTAAACGGTCACCCGGTCCAGGGGTTCGGGAACATCCCGGATGGAGCGAAAAACCCGCAGACCCTCGACGATGGTTTCGCGGGGGTGGACGGGATAGACCGTGTAACCGGCTTTAAGGTGCGCGCGGACGGATTTGTTCGCGTACCGGGCGGGATCGCCGCCGGCGCCGATGACCGCAACGGTTTTGGTCTTGGGTTCGCTCATCGTTTTTTTCTTTGGATCGCTTTGATTTCCTCTTCAACCGTTTCGAAAATATTGTCCACGAACTTCTCGTAGCCGGCGGGGTTCGGGTGAATGCCGTCGGGGAGATTCATCGACGGCTGGGCCGCCACCCCCTCCAACGGGAACGGGGCCAGGGCCGCCCCGGCCGCGCGCGCGGCCCGCGGGAATATTCTCTCATAACGGGCGGTCCAACCGAAACCAAAATTCACAAAAATCCGCATGCGGCAGATGACCGCCCGGGCGCCGGCCGTCCGACAGCGGCGCGCGATGTCCGTCAAATTCGCCTCCAGGTCCTCCAACCGTTTTCCCTGGAACATGTCGTTGGAGCCCAGGCAGATCACCACCAAATCCGGCCGATCCGTGAGGCTGTAATCCAACCGGGCGCGGGCGTCGAAACTGGTGTCCCCCGATTGACCGGCGTTCGTGACGCGGACGCTGTGGCCTTTTTCTTTCAACCGCCGTTCCAACACGGCCGGGTAGGACTGGCGATCGGGATCGAGGAGGTCCTTGCCGGCGGTGAGACTGTCCCCGAAGCAAAGGACGTGGAGGGCCGCCGGCGGCGCGGGGGGCGGCGCGGGCGGGCGGCAGGCGAAAAGGAAAAAAAGCGACGCGACGCCCAGGGCCTTATTCATAACGCAAAACCTCCATGGGGGGCGTGCGCAGGGCCGGAAGGGACACGGCGAGCGAAAAGAGTCCCAAAAACAGCGTCGCGGCCGTCAAGCCGACGAACACGGCGGCCCAGGGCGTTTGAAACGGCAGATCCATGACGCCGTGGACCACCGCCCCGGCGGCGAGTGACCCCGCGGCCAGGGCGGTGACGGAGGCGGCGGCGCCCCGCCAAAGGAACTCCACGAAAAACACGGCCGCCACGCGGGGGCCGGTGGCCCCAAGGGTGCGGTAAAGCACCGCCTCCCGGCGCCGTTCGGGCAACGCCGCGAGCAGGCTCGACACGAGCAGCAACAACCCCGCCCCGAACGCGAACACCCCGACGGCGTTCACCACCCGGGCCAACCGCCCCAGCACGCGGCCCGTCAAGCGCGTCACTTCGGTCACGTCGATGGCCGTGACGTTGGGCATGTCCCGCGCGAGCTTTTGCTGGAGCGGGGGGATCCGCTCCGGCGGCAAATGGACGCCGCCCATGTGGGTGTGGGGCGCGGCGTCGATCGCCCCCGGACGGAAATAAAAATAAAAAAACGGCTGACGCACCGTTTGATCGATCGCCCGGAGGGACACCAACGTGGCGGCGACGCGACGCCCCAGAACGCTAAATTCGATTTTGTCCCCGACGTTGAAACCGAAACGCTCATGGTGCTCGATGAATCCCGAGACCTGCGGCCCCGCCACCTCATCGTCCCACAGGGCTTTCCCCCGGACCACCGTGTCCGTGGGCAGCAAATCCTCGCCAAAAGTGAGGCCGAACTCCCGGGTGATCCGGTCGCCGTCGCCGCCCCGGCGCCCCGCGATCTCCGCGACGGGCCGTCCGTTCACGGCCACCACCCGCCCGCGCACCAAGGGAAAAAGGCGGATGGGCACCCCCACAAGCGCCCGAAAAGCGTCCCGCTGCTGCTTTTGAAGGTTGATGAAAAACACGTTCGGCATGTTTTCGGGAAAAGATTTCACCAGCTGGTCCATCAGGTTCTTTTGTATCAACCCCAGCGCCAACACGGCCGCGAAAGCCAAACCGAGGGCCACGGCGGAGGCGGTTTGAAAGGCGCCCCGACGGGCCAGCCCCCGCTGGGCCAGACGCGCCGTGAGCGACGCGGGCACCGGGGCGCGGCGGAGCAGGAACAGAAACCCCTGGACGAAAGCGGTCGCCAACGCCCCGAGGGCGGCCAGGGCCGCGACATAGGCCACGGACAAACCCAGGCGGCCCGTTTGGAACCAAACCAAAAGCGCGAACACCGGCGCCGCGGCGACGGCGAACAAGACCACGCGCCGGGGGCGCGGCGCCAGGGCGGGCGGGTCCCACGCCAACACCGCGTTGGGCGAAACGTCAAAGAGGCGGGACAACGGCAACACCGCGAACAGGGCGGTCGACACACCCGCCACCAGGGCCGCCTGGAACAGGGCCGCCCCGGGGAATCCCAAGAACACATTGACGGGAATCATGTCGCCGTAAAGGGCGGCCAAAAGCAACGACACCGCCCGCCCGAGGACCAGGCCGCCGACCAGGCCAAGGGCGAGCAACAAACCGCCCCAACAGGCCCACAGGCGGAGAAGAAACCCCCGGGGCGCTCCCAGGGCCAACAGCATGCCCGTCGATCGCATCGCCGCGCCCAGCGCGGATTGCAGCGCGCTCGCCACCCCGATCCCCCCCAGGGTGAGGGTGAGAAGCGCCAAAAAGCCCAAATACAAGAGCGAGTTTTGGATGAACCGAAATACCCCGGGGTTGTCGGTGGTCCAGGTACGCACCTCGGCGCCTTCGGCGGCGGCGCGTCGGCGGGTCTCGCGGTAAAGGGTTTCGACTGAACCTCCCGCCGGGGCGTTGAGGTAAAGACGGTTGAGACTGCGGCTGCCCGGGGCCAGGAGGCCCGTGGCCTGGAGCCGCTCGAGCGCCAGAAGCACGGTCGGGGCGAATTCAAAAAAAGACGCGGGCGCGTCGGTGCGGCCGTCCAAGGTGTCGACGATCGGCAGCGGGAACCCGTTGATGAGCAACCGATCCCCGACGGCGACGTTCCACTGGGCGAGGATTTTCGGCGCCACGATCACTCCGTCTTTTAGCCGATCGGCGGTGGGGCGGCCGGACCCGGTGCGGATTTGGCCGTACAGGGGATAATCCGGCGTGATCCCCGACAGCGTCGCTTGCCCGACCCGTTCCCCCGCCCGAACCATGGACACGGCGTCAACGCTGCGCGCGGCGCGCAGCCCCGGCCAACGGCCGCGGGCCCAGGTTTCGATTTCGTCCAATAACCCCGGGGTCCCCTCCACCGTCACGTCCGCCGCCCAAAGTTCCCGGGCCTGCTGGCGGACGCCCCGCTCCACAGCGGCGGAAAACCCCGCCAATCCCAACAGCACCCCCGAACCCAGCGCGACACTCAACGCGAAGAGCGCCGCGTGGATCGGACGGTGGCGGATCTCACGCAGGGCGAACCGAAAGGGGGTCAAAGGGAGGAAAGGGCGCCGTTTTTCAGCAGCAATCGGCGGTCGGCCCGGGCCGCGATGTCGACGTCGTGGGTGACGAGCACCAGGGCGCGCCCGTCCGCCCGGGCGTTGGCCTCCAGGAGATCCAGACCCCGGCGGGCGTTGGCGGCGTCCAAGTTGCCCGTGGGCTCATCGGCGAAAACAATTTTCGGTTGATTGACGAGGGCGCGCGCCAGGGCGGCGCGCTGTTTTTCCCCGCCGGACAGCTGATCGGGAAAATGCTCCGCCCGGTCGCTCAGCCCGAGTTTTTCAAGCAGGGCCCGGGCCGGCCCCTCGTTTCCCCGCCCGTCGCGGAACGCGCTCGGCAGGAACACATTCTCCAGGACCGTCAGACTGGGCACCAGATGGAACGCCTGGAAAACAAACCCGATTTTTTCCCGTCGGATCCGCGCCATTTCCCGTTCCGGGCGCCCGTCCAACCGCTCCCCGTCCAACAGGATTTCCCCCCCGGTGGGACGATCCAAACCGGCCAGCAGGGACAACAGGGTGGACTTCCCGGAGCCGGAGGCGCCCAAAATCGCGACGAATTCGCCGGAGGCGATGTCGATGTCGAGTCCGGCCAGGACGTCCAAGGGTCCGCGCGCGGTGGGGTAAGTTTTCCGGAGTCCCCGCGCGCGCAACAACGGACCGTTCATGGGATCAGGAACGCCGGGGAACGTCCGCGAGCGCGCGAAGCAAACCGTCGCGCAGATCGTAAATCAATCCGTGCACGGTGAGCG of the Elusimicrobiota bacterium genome contains:
- a CDS encoding AAA family ATPase, whose amino-acid sequence is MADTKTHFKDFQELIDIERDAEKEENKRELDRWPIEMREQLGKTVSRLVIERQDVGVGGLPLLVLSRPVQGEALAPFHAMDAGDVVRVTFVNDNFSREGTLYAVDEYRATVALKEELREPPVGKCRIDLLGSDATHKRMRRALDIAARAAGRLAELRDVLLGHVPAAGEAAADLSYHNLDLNEFQQNAVRTALGAKDVALIHGPPGTGKTTVLIELIRQAVDRGQWVLATAPSNIAVDNMLEKLLEAGLRVVRLGHPARTLESLRHATLMAQLDEHPDQKVIRIMEEDRERLAFKRFRQRDRLSPEEDRAMKREIKALWKEAEAMEKSLSKRIIQKAQVVLATHGGIGPLLASERFDMVCLDEASQSTEPLSWVPLLLAKKAVLAGDPLQLPPTLYSRDAADRGLKVTLMERLQKQLPGEFQTLLRVQYRMNETIMGFSSTRFYDGKLIAHDRVKDHSLLDCPDIAPTPLTSAKLVFVDTAGTGFNETWNELLDSRENTGEADLIWKLWEELAAAGVEPWEAALITPYGAQARLLRRSAPAGLEVGTVDGFQGREKEVILLSLVRSNDAGEVGFLSDTRRMNVAMTRARRLLVVVGDSATIGRHSFYSAFLDYVQANGEHRSAWEWAKK
- a CDS encoding glycosyltransferase family 2 protein → MPCLNEARTVGLCVKKAAGFLSAQGLRGEVIVADNGSTDGSQDIAAAAGARVVPVARKGYGAALMGGVEAARGAWVIMGDADDSYDFSNLGGFLEPLRAGADVVMGNRFRGGIAPGAMPPLHRYFGTPLLSALSRFFFRVPVGDVQCGLRAFRRQGVLDLRLRTTGMEWASEMLLKSALAGRRFAEIPITLHKDGRGRPPHLRTWRDGWRNLRFYLLYSPGWVFWFPALVMVAFGALLLAALAGGPRQFRGLVLDIHTYFYGAVFVTAGAQAFLFGVFAKIYAFQEGLIPSEKWLGRVGRWLTPESGLALGLVLLAAGLTGSVIAVLDWRATGYGNLDPARTLRFIIPSGMAILLGTQTVFTGFFLGLLAMRKDRPPSGDGSPFL
- the rnr gene encoding ribonuclease R, which translates into the protein MKHRRFHRSKQNTPTSRPGARAPRPTAPTAKAASGPAAVAAPVVEGVLQRKPRFGFVLSETPGRPDLFVAGPSLNLAMNGDRVRARVTRAGGRPEGEILLVLERAHSTVVGTYQPARGAGRPLLRPEDNGAPVEVTDLNGLAPADDDLCVVKITRWPAAGTAPAGTLLEILGRRDDPAADLKFLLRKHGIADVFPSEVEREAASFGDDVPPDAWAGRRSFFDVPVFTIDGADAKDFDDAVSLEKRPQGWRLGVHIADVSHYVREGRPLDEEARRRSTSVYLSGAVVPMLPFPLSDNLCSLRPHVPRLTLTCLMDLDEQGRVVHHELHESVIRSARRFTYEEIETLLQGQAAIDVSGPVRGAVLEMGRLARTLRERRAARGSLDFDFPEPYIVVDDRGWPVDARRRERGESHRLIEEFMLLANETVAQSMSSAPFLYRVHEKPDPAKMEALEKTLRAVGVVVPTGLHDGKPDALQKVLAMVKGKPVEPVVNMMILRSLKQAVYAPKNAGHFGLASRAYTHFTSPIRRYPDLLVHRLVKERLGGDLNPGRQEVWKARLGAWTADASARERVAVEAEREFLDLKRAQLMTRRVGETFDAVITGVTSFGMFVQPTEVFVEGLVPVAGLADDYYIYDELRSQLRGRRTGQTYRLGQKVRVRLAAANTEKRQLDFALETPPRGPLKKR
- a CDS encoding CoA-binding protein, which gives rise to MSEPKTKTVAVIGAGGDPARYANKSVRAHLKAGYTVYPVHPRETIVEGLRVFRSIRDVPEPLDRVTVYIPPGALLAILPDIAAKKPREVFLNPGTESPAVVDAAQKLGLNAIQACSIVDLGYAAPSL
- a CDS encoding arylesterase, with product MNKALGVASLFFLFACRPPAPPPAPPAALHVLCFGDSLTAGKDLLDPDRQSYPAVLERRLKEKGHSVRVTNAGQSGDTSFDARARLDYSLTDRPDLVVICLGSNDMFQGKRLEDLEANLTDIARRCRTAGARAVICRMRIFVNFGFGWTARYERIFPRAARAAGAALAPFPLEGVAAQPSMNLPDGIHPNPAGYEKFVDNIFETVEEEIKAIQRKKR